One Hemibagrus wyckioides isolate EC202008001 linkage group LG07, SWU_Hwy_1.0, whole genome shotgun sequence DNA segment encodes these proteins:
- the si:dkeyp-75h12.7 gene encoding uncharacterized protein si:dkeyp-75h12.7: MNKDEDDYEEDNEEEIPTCCPVTDFLPMNTTVTLYNKHDQNDIQTYTELVEDSPWKLNFDKFTPGQEYCAVAHFASSPLSNRQCVYIPLLEIPNFFILVLCGVFTALLLIVGFMLRRWCCWCASTDVRLPKLLMSLQSDDQEGSVMDEPRQADFEEEDTIVHLSIISLNDMLPSNPSSFYPHFHSLGDRYYTTATLNDRLCDGNDDTNYYFKDVETNGLADCASPTHYPWPRWSSLPALKTGVVCFLGNLLPSEVSGIPLSSVRVAEEQIARMESDHSFTVLPTIYSDRGSSSIIC; encoded by the exons ATGAATAAGGATGAGGATGACTATGAGGAAGATAATGAAGAGGAAATACCAACCTGCTGTCCTGTGACCGATTTCCTGCCAATGAACACCACAGTGACTCTTTATAATAAACATGATCAGAATGATATTCAG ACTTACACTGAGTTGGTGGAAGATAGTCCATGGAAGCTTAACTTTGATAAATTCACTCCAGGTCAGGAGTACTGCGCTGTGGCTCACTTTGcctcctctcccctctctaACAGACAGTGTGTCTACATCCCACTGCTGG AAATCCCAAACTTTTTCATCCTGGTCCTGTGTGGTGTCTTCACTGCTCTTCTTCTCATTGTGGGATTTATGCTGAGAAGATGGTGCTGTTGGTGTGCTTCAACAGATGTCAGACTCCCTAAATTGCTG atgTCTCTTCAGAGTGACGATCAGGAGGGTTCTGTTATGGATGAACCCAGACAGGCAGATTTTGAAGAAGAGGATACTATTGtccatctctccatcatctctcttAATGACATGCTTCCTTCTAACCCCAGCTCATTTTATCCACACTTCCACAGTCTTGGGGACCGATATTACACCACAGCCACTCTGAATGACCGGTTgtgtgatggaaatgatgaCACTAATTACTACTTCAAAGATGTCGAAACAAATGGTCTTGCTGATTGTGCATCTCCAACTCACTATCCATGGCCACGCTGGTCATCACTTCCTGCTCTCAAAACAGGGGTGGTATGTTTTCTGGGTAATTTGCTCCCATCTGAGGTCTCAGGGATTCCTTTAAGCTCGGTCAGAGTAGCTGAAGAACAGATAGCCAGAATGGAGTCAGATCATTCTTTCACAGTACTTCCAACCATTTATAGTGACAGGGGTTCATCTTCAATTATCTGCTGA